A single genomic interval of Mangifera indica cultivar Alphonso chromosome 5, CATAS_Mindica_2.1, whole genome shotgun sequence harbors:
- the LOC123217688 gene encoding probable WRKY transcription factor 57: protein MDDNQKSDPSGITVFSSDSSWRLAEPDAESVNYLITSDRDSCILSEFGWNFHTENSRCFADERSDFTGNDLGYTVLETASIADLHAGLVNPVASADVSTSNPSISSSSSEDLTMEKSTGSGVKPPEIPNKARKKGQKRIRQPRFAFMTKSEVDHLEDGYRWRKYGQKAVKNSPFPRSYYRCTNSKCTVKKRVERSSEDPTIVITTYEGQHCHHTVGFHRGGVINHEAGFAAHLSPAFSPYYYPAVQMPQGSPSTVKSQQDEAGEPPALPDPTPQLPTDEGLLGDIVPPGMRNRLDRKQWEEW from the exons ATGGATGATAATCAGAAATCCGATCCAAGTGGCATCACCGTCTTTAGCAGCGACTCCAGCTGGAGACTGGCTGAGCCTGATGCGGAGAGCGTTAATTACTTAATCACCAGCGATAGAGACTCTTGTATTCTCAGTGAATTTGGCTGGAATTTTCATACTGAGAATTCACGCTGTTTTGCTGATGAGAGATCCGATTTTACCGGAAACGACCTCGGCTACACTGTGCTGGAGACTGCTAGTATCGCCGACTTACATGCTGGTCTGGTAAATCCAGTAGCTTCTGCTGACGTGTCGACGTCCAATCCGTCTATATCATCGAGTTCCAGTGAGGATCTGACGATGGAGAAGTCTACGGGCTCCGGCGTTAAACCGCCTGAGATACC GAATAAGGCGAGAAAGAAAGGACAAAAGCGAATTCGGCAGCCACGTTTTGCATTTATGACTAAGAGTGAAGTGGATCATCTGGAAGATGGCTATAGATGGCGGAAATATGGACAGAAAGCTGTTAAAAATAGTCCATTCCCCAG GAGCTACTATCGTTGTACGAATAGCAAATGCACTGTGAAGAAGAGGGTGGAGCGCTCCTCCGAAGATCCCACAATTGTAATTACAACTTATGAAGGTCAACACTGTCATCATACCGTTGGATTCCATCGTGGTGGAGTTATAAATCATGAAGCTGGTTTTGCTGCCCATTTGAGTCCGGCATTCTCACCTTATTATTATCCAGCAGTTCAGATGCCACAGGGAAGTCCCAGTACAGTAAAGTCCCAGCAAGATGAAGCAGGAGAACCGCCTGCCTTGCCAGATCCAACCCCGCAGCTGCCCACGGATGAAGGACTACTCGGGGATATTGTGCCTCCTGGAATGCGCAATAGATTAGACAGAAAACAATG GGAAGAGTGGTAG
- the LOC123217779 gene encoding LOW QUALITY PROTEIN: alpha-1,4 glucan phosphorylase L-2 isozyme, chloroplastic/amyloplastic-like (The sequence of the model RefSeq protein was modified relative to this genomic sequence to represent the inferred CDS: inserted 1 base in 1 codon), with the protein MAALSFFAACTHDSMSASHSVLNSSFIDRHSKLFFMRTPCLNISRRRLSVRNVASDQKQKAKEPKADEEASLATFVPDSGTIASSIKYHAEFTPSFSTESFELPKAFYATAESVRDMLIINWNLTYDYYEKMNVKQAYYLSMEYLQGRALLNAIGNLELSGPYAEALKKLGHNLEDVAGQEPDAALGNGGLGRLASCFLDSLATLNYPAWGYGLRYKYGLFKQLITKDGQEEVAERWLEMGSPWEIVRNDVSYPVQFYGKVIFGPDGSKKWVGGENIVVVAYDVPIPGYKTKTTINLRLWSTKVAPEEFDLGAFNAGDHAKAYAAIKNAEKICYILYPGDESIEGKTLRLKQQYTLCSASLQDIIARYERRSGDSVNWENFPEKVAVQMNDTHPTLCIPELIRILMDVKGLSWKEAWDITQRTVAYTNHTVLPEALEKWSLDLMQDLLPRHVEIIKMIDEELIETIIANYGTEDLDLLQQKLKQMRILDNIELPESVAELFVKSRENPATDPVEEVDISDETKLTGEEESEEQEMEKTNVVASEPDPPLPKLVHMANLCLVGGYAVNGVAEIHSEIVKNEVFNDFYELWPEKFQNKTNGVTPRRWILFCNPDLSKIITKWTGTEDWVTNTEKLATLRKFADNEDLQSEWREAKRRNKIKVASFLKEKTGCIVNPDAMFDVQVKRIHEYKRQLLNIMGIIYRYKKMKETNSKERKTNFVPRVCIFGGKAFATYVQAKRIVKFITDVGATVNHDPEIGDLLKVVFVPDYNVSVAEMLIPGSELSQHISTAGMEASGTSNMKFAMNGCLLIGTLDGANVEIREEVGEDNFFLFGARAHEIAGLRKERAEGKFVADPQFEEVKEFVRSGVFGPYNYEELMGSLEGNEGYGRADYFLVGKDFPXYIECQDKVNEAYRDQKKWTRMSILNTAGSYKFSSDRTIHEYARDIWKIKPVKLP; encoded by the exons ATGGCTGCTTTATCCTTCTTTGCAGCTTGTACTCATGACTCAATGTCAGCTTCACATTCTGTTTTGAACTCAAGCTTCATAGATCGGCACTCAAAACTGTTCTTCATGAGAACGCCGTGTTTGAATATTTCTCGAAGACGTCTTTCTGTAAGGAATGTCGCCAGCGACCAGAAGCAGAAAGCTAAGGAGCCTAAAGCTGATGAAGAAG CTTCTCTGGCTACATTTGTCCCTGATTCAGGGACCATTGCCTCAAGTATTAAATATCATGCAGAATTTACCCCTTCTTTCTCTACGGAAAGCTTTGAGCTGCCAAAGGCATTCTATGCAACTGCTGAGAGTGTCCGTGATATGCTGATCATAAATTGGAATCTTACATATGATTACTATGAAAAGATGAATGTAAAGCAGGCATATTATCTGTCTATGGAGTATCTACAG GGTAGAGCATTGCTAAATGCAATTGGTAATTTAGAGCTCTCAGGGCCTTATGCTGAGGCTTTGAAAAAGTTGGGTCACAATCTAGAGGATGTAGCTGGGCAG GAACCAGATGCTGCACTTGGTAATGGAGGTTTAGGACGGCTTGCTTCCTGCTTCCTGGACTCCCTGGCAACGCTAAATTACCCTGCTTGGGGATATGGACTCAGATACAAGTATGGCTTGTTTAAACAGCTTATTACTAAAGATGGCCAGGAAGAAGTTGCAGAAAGGTGGCTAGAG ATGGGCAGTCCATGGGAGATTGTGAGAAATGATGTATCCTATCCTGTACAATTCTATGGAAAAGTCATTTTCGGGCCAGATGGAAGTAAAAAATGGGTTGGAGGAGAAAATATAGTGGTTGTTGCCTATGATGTCCCAATTCCAGGATATAAAACTAAAACCACAATCAACCTTCGCCTATGGTCCACCAAAGTTGCACCAGAAGAATTTGATTTAGGTGCTTTCAATGCAGGagatcatgccaaagcatatGCTGCAATAAAAAATGCTGAAAAG ATTTGCTACATATTATACCCTGGGGATGAATCCATTGAAGGAAAGACTCTCCGGTTAAAACAACAGTATACACTATGCTCTGCTTCGCTTCAAGATATCATTGCACGGTATGAAAGAAGATCAGGGGATTCTGTGAATTGGGAAAATTTTCCTGAAAAGGTTGCAGTGCAGATGAATGATACACACCCAACACTATGCATCCCAGAACTGATTAGAATATTGATGGATGTGAAGGGTTTGAGCTGGAAGGAAGCTTGGGATATTACTCAAAG AACTGTCGCATACACAAACCACACTGTTTTACCTGAGGCACTGGAGAAATGGAGTTTGGACCTTATGCAGGATCTGCTTCCTCGACATGTTGAGATTATAAAGATGATTGATGAGGAG CTTATTGAAACCATAATAGCCAATTATGGCACAGAGGACCTTGATTTGTTGCaacaaaaactgaaacaaaTGAGAATTCTAGATAACATTGAGTTGCCTGAGTCGGTTGCTGAATTGTTTGTTAAGTCAAGAGAAAATCCTGCTACTGATCCAGTTGAGGAAGTTGATATTTCTGATGAAACTAAACTTACTGGTGAAGAAGAATCAGAGGAACAGGAAATGGAGAAAACAAATGTAGTGGCATCTGAACCAGATCCCCCACTACCAAAGTTGGTCCACATGGCAAATCTCTGTCTTGTCGGTGGGTATGCAGTGAATGGAGTTGCTGAGATTCATAGTGAGATAGTGAAAAATGAAGTATTTAATGATTTCTATGAG TTGTGGCCagagaaatttcaaaataaaacaaatggTGTGACACCACGAAGATGGATTCTTTTTTGCAATCCTGATCTCAGTAAAATCATAACCAAATGGACTGGGACAGAAGACTGGGTGACAAACACTGAGAAATTGGCCACACTCCGTAAG TTTGCAGATAATGAAGATCTTCAATCAGAATGGAGAGAAGCAAAAAGAAGGAACAAGATAAAGGTTGCATCCTTCCTCAAAGAGAAAACTGGATGTATTGTCAACCCTGATGCCATGTTTGATGTACAG GTGAAGCGCATCCATGAGTACAAGCGGCAATTATTGAACATTATGGGAATAATTTACCgctataaaaaaatgaaagaaacaaattccaaggaaagaaaaacaaactttGTACCTCGGGTATGCATATTTGGAGGAAAAGCATTTGCTACATATGTCCAAGCCAAGAGGATAGTAAAATTCATCACTGATGTTGGGGCTACAGTGAACCATGATCCAGAAATAGGAGATCTTCTAAAG GTAGTGTTTGTTCCGGATTACAATGTCAGCGTTGCAGAGATGCTCATCCCTGGCAGTGAGCTCTCGCAGCATATAAG TACGGCTGGAATGGAGGCCAGTGGAACCAGCAATATGAAATTTGCAATGAATGGTTGCCTCCTAATTGGAACATTAGATGGAGCTAATGTTGAAATAAGGGAAGAAGTTGGAGAAGATAACTTTTTCCTCTTCGGTGCTCGAGCTCATGAAATTGCTGGTCTAAGGAAAGAAAGGGCTGAGGGCAAG TTTGTGGCAGACCCCCAGTTTGAAGAAGTGAAGGAATTTGTGAGAAGTGGTGTTTTTGGTCCCTACAATTATGAAGAACTAATGGGATCCTTGGAAGGAAATGAAGGTTATGGCCGCGCTGATTATTTCCTTGTTGGCAAGGACTTCC GTTATATAGAGTGCCAGGACAAGGTTAATGAGGCATACCGAGACCAGAAA AAATGGACCAGAATGTCAATTTTGAACACAGCCGGCTCATACAAGTTCAGCAGTGACCGAACAATTCATGAATATGCCAGAGACATATGGAAGATCAAACCTGTCAAGCTGCCATGA